Proteins encoded in a region of the Mucilaginibacter sabulilitoris genome:
- a CDS encoding RNA polymerase sigma factor, whose translation MFLEPKFTTSQLIDSCIAGERKAQELLYKQFAAKMLAVCMRYATDKMEAEDMLQNGFIKVFQKISDYRGEGSFEGWVRRIMVHSSIEYYRKHHKMLQVVDIDEAGQEPTVNPLASSDLDAGVLIKLIQQLAPGYRMVFNLYALEGYSHREIAGMVGISEGASKSQLSRARNILKEQIAKMEGKSYGYAG comes from the coding sequence ATGTTTTTGGAACCAAAGTTTACCACCAGCCAACTGATCGACAGCTGTATAGCCGGCGAACGCAAAGCACAGGAATTGTTATATAAACAATTCGCGGCCAAAATGCTAGCTGTGTGTATGCGTTACGCTACCGATAAGATGGAGGCGGAAGATATGCTGCAGAATGGCTTTATCAAGGTGTTTCAAAAAATAAGTGATTACCGCGGTGAGGGATCATTTGAAGGTTGGGTAAGGCGCATTATGGTACATAGTTCCATTGAATATTACCGCAAACATCATAAAATGCTACAGGTGGTAGATATTGATGAGGCTGGACAGGAACCCACTGTTAACCCATTAGCTTCATCAGATCTGGATGCCGGGGTGTTAATAAAGCTGATACAACAGCTGGCGCCAGGTTATCGCATGGTATTTAACCTGTATGCACTCGAAGGATATTCGCACAGGGAAATTGCTGGTATGGTGGGTATAAGTGAAGGCGCATCAAAATCGCAGCTATCAAGAGCACGGAATATATTAAAAGAACAAATTGCAAAAATGGAGGGCAAAAGTTATGGATACGCGGGATAA
- a CDS encoding tetratricopeptide repeat-containing sensor histidine kinase has protein sequence MRKNTTPIVLFSYVFKKNVCPLRNSVIIIFCLICTVIARAQTPIDSINALIKKAKTDTGRINRLIDKTAALVEINLDSAAESGSTAVFEAVTAKYLKGEANARRLMATILSFKGDYASAQKNLTLGIKIYKELKDESGVAKMYSGYGMMYGMQSKYDSSIVFYKKTIRIANKIQDNLLLNKAYQNIGISYQMQSNYRESLVYFQKALGFFESINDINSQSYIWLNMGLTYNNMDDNARAEQSLKTAIRLAKKSGIKNVELYAYSNLAATYSKQKKFDKSYLYAMNAVVIGRETGDLGITAASLSKAVMALADQGKLPEALKLGKKSVGVADSSNQPYSRYQVYASIGSVLKRQESYDDAIVYFKKAFNAIRSANIVDEATGQSYYELSECYEKVGLYRNAYKNFKRSSEIIDSIRSTKNIRKATEQNMTYEYEKKQQAQLIQKQKQDAMMRIWLVIFIAILIIFAIIIIGYRRAFRNKQKANALLKDQKQEIESTLTALKTTQKQLIQSEKMASLGQLTAGIAHEIQNPLNFVNNFSEVSAELTTELKEEIKNGNTEDALAIADDLKENLSKIQHHGKRADNIVKGMLEHSRTSTGERQPININSLAEDFFKLSYHGMRVKDKSFNAEMITNFTDQAIVMGVQQDISRVMLNLFNNAFYSVNQKRKVAGENYKPTVTVSTEHNGRSILLKIKDNGNGISPSIKDKILQPFFTTKPTGEGTGLGLSLSYDIIVNGHNGSFDIDTQEFEYAEFIVSLPKA, from the coding sequence ATGAGAAAAAACACAACCCCTATTGTTCTATTTTCTTATGTTTTTAAAAAAAATGTCTGTCCGCTCCGGAATTCAGTAATTATAATCTTTTGCCTCATCTGTACGGTTATTGCACGGGCTCAAACACCCATTGACAGCATAAACGCGCTGATTAAGAAAGCGAAAACAGATACCGGCAGAATTAATCGCTTAATTGATAAAACAGCAGCATTAGTAGAAATTAATCTTGATTCTGCAGCAGAAAGTGGGAGCACCGCTGTTTTTGAAGCTGTTACCGCGAAGTATTTAAAAGGTGAGGCCAATGCCCGGCGATTAATGGCCACTATATTATCTTTTAAGGGTGATTACGCCTCTGCACAAAAAAATTTAACGTTAGGTATAAAAATATATAAAGAATTAAAAGACGAAAGCGGAGTGGCTAAAATGTATTCTGGCTATGGCATGATGTATGGCATGCAAAGTAAATATGACAGCTCCATTGTGTTTTATAAAAAAACAATACGTATCGCCAATAAGATCCAGGATAATTTATTACTTAATAAAGCTTATCAAAATATTGGCATCTCATACCAGATGCAATCGAACTATAGAGAATCATTAGTTTACTTTCAAAAGGCATTAGGGTTTTTTGAAAGTATAAATGATATAAACTCGCAAAGTTACATCTGGTTAAATATGGGCCTAACCTATAACAACATGGACGACAATGCGCGGGCCGAACAATCATTAAAAACGGCGATCCGGCTTGCGAAGAAGAGCGGTATTAAAAATGTAGAGTTATATGCCTACTCCAATCTTGCAGCTACCTATTCAAAACAAAAAAAATTCGACAAATCTTATTTATACGCCATGAACGCGGTTGTTATCGGCCGCGAAACCGGCGATTTGGGCATAACTGCTGCGAGCTTGTCAAAAGCCGTAATGGCGCTCGCCGATCAGGGAAAGCTGCCCGAGGCATTAAAGCTCGGGAAAAAATCTGTTGGGGTAGCCGATTCGTCAAACCAACCTTACAGCCGCTACCAGGTATATGCAAGTATTGGTAGCGTACTTAAAAGGCAAGAATCATACGATGATGCCATTGTTTATTTTAAGAAAGCCTTTAACGCGATTAGGAGCGCCAATATTGTTGACGAAGCTACAGGACAATCATATTACGAATTGTCTGAATGTTATGAGAAAGTTGGTTTATATAGGAATGCATATAAGAATTTTAAAAGATCTTCGGAGATTATTGATTCTATCAGAAGCACCAAGAATATAAGAAAGGCCACGGAACAGAACATGACCTATGAGTATGAGAAAAAGCAGCAAGCACAACTCATACAAAAGCAAAAACAGGATGCTATGATGAGGATATGGCTGGTGATTTTTATAGCCATACTGATCATATTTGCTATCATTATTATTGGTTACAGACGAGCATTCAGAAATAAGCAAAAGGCAAACGCACTGCTTAAGGACCAGAAACAGGAGATAGAAAGTACTTTAACCGCGTTGAAAACCACTCAAAAGCAATTAATACAATCAGAAAAAATGGCCTCGCTCGGGCAGCTTACTGCCGGTATTGCCCATGAGATACAAAACCCGCTTAATTTTGTTAATAATTTTTCCGAAGTAAGTGCCGAACTAACCACAGAACTAAAAGAGGAGATAAAAAATGGAAATACAGAAGATGCCCTGGCTATTGCCGACGACCTGAAGGAAAATTTAAGCAAGATACAGCACCACGGTAAACGTGCGGATAATATAGTTAAGGGAATGCTTGAGCATAGCCGAACCAGTACCGGCGAAAGGCAACCAATCAATATCAATAGTTTAGCAGAAGACTTTTTTAAACTATCGTATCATGGAATGCGGGTAAAAGACAAATCGTTTAACGCTGAGATGATCACAAATTTTACCGATCAGGCTATAGTAATGGGTGTTCAGCAGGATATAAGCAGGGTAATGCTCAATTTGTTCAATAATGCCTTTTATTCGGTGAATCAAAAGCGAAAGGTTGCCGGTGAAAATTATAAGCCAACAGTTACAGTAAGTACAGAACATAACGGACGTTCAATATTGCTTAAAATAAAGGATAACGGTAATGGTATATCGCCTTCTATAAAAGATAAAATATTGCAGCCATTTTTTACCACAAAGCCAACAGGCGAAGGCACGGGTTTGGGCTTGTCGCTTAGCTATGATATTATTGTGAACGGGCATAATGGTAGTTTTGATATTGATACACAGGAGTTTGAATATGCGGAGTTTATAGTATCCCTGCCAAAAGCTTAA
- the hemJ gene encoding protoporphyrinogen oxidase HemJ: MFEYVKAIHIIFVVCWMAGLFYAVRLFIYHTEAQDKPEPERKILSAQFEIMERKLWYIIAVPSMLLTITAGIIMLILQPVWLQQGWMHIKLTFVVLLGVYHHMCQNKIKQMAGGVFKWTSTQLRLWNELATIFLFAIVFLVVLKNSLSWIFGVVGLIALAIILMIAVKIYKRYRTKK; the protein is encoded by the coding sequence ATGTTCGAATACGTAAAAGCTATACACATCATTTTTGTAGTCTGCTGGATGGCGGGACTGTTTTATGCTGTACGGTTGTTTATCTATCATACAGAAGCGCAGGACAAGCCCGAGCCTGAGCGTAAAATACTTTCAGCCCAGTTTGAGATCATGGAGCGTAAGCTATGGTATATCATTGCGGTACCTTCCATGCTGCTTACTATAACTGCGGGTATCATTATGCTCATCCTACAGCCAGTCTGGTTGCAGCAGGGTTGGATGCATATTAAGCTAACCTTTGTAGTGCTTTTGGGCGTTTACCATCACATGTGCCAAAATAAAATTAAACAAATGGCTGGTGGCGTGTTTAAATGGACATCAACCCAGCTGCGCCTTTGGAATGAACTGGCTACCATATTCCTGTTCGCCATAGTTTTCCTGGTAGTACTCAAAAATTCGCTTAGTTGGATTTTTGGCGTCGTTGGCCTTATCGCTTTAGCGATTATATTGATGATAGCCGTAAAGATTTATAAGCGCTACAGGACAAAAAAATAA
- a CDS encoding ABC transporter ATP-binding protein, giving the protein MSDTPFLQAIAVSKIYSGKHQAGVKKTDIVIQQGKITAIIGESGSGKSTLLRLLYGLLSPDEGVVEFKGERIWGPEEKLIPGHDAMKMVTQHTDDLNLFAKVWDNVAAMLPATDLNAKQQKTEQILQQLNMAGMADKRVADLSGGEKQRVAIARAIITRPQILLLDEPFNQVDTSFREGLQHDIRQIVKEIGLTVIMVSHDPAEVLSMADDLIVLKQGEIIERGHPKILYQSPRNLYTAQLLSNCNILTASEAKLCSITINAEHAVIYPEWIKVKVITQAKNWVVKQVLFKGFYEDLILEHSGTLLRVVNEEPGKYNEGDKVAVRAGKWLEY; this is encoded by the coding sequence ATGTCAGATACACCTTTTTTGCAGGCTATTGCGGTAAGTAAAATATATTCGGGTAAACACCAGGCCGGCGTTAAAAAAACAGATATTGTTATACAGCAGGGTAAAATAACTGCCATTATTGGTGAAAGCGGGAGCGGGAAAAGTACGCTGCTGCGCTTGTTGTATGGTTTGCTTTCGCCTGATGAAGGGGTGGTTGAATTTAAAGGCGAACGTATTTGGGGGCCTGAAGAAAAGCTTATCCCTGGTCATGACGCCATGAAAATGGTTACCCAGCATACCGATGACCTTAATTTGTTTGCCAAAGTATGGGATAACGTTGCAGCCATGTTACCTGCAACCGATCTGAATGCCAAACAGCAAAAAACCGAACAAATACTACAGCAACTAAATATGGCCGGCATGGCCGATAAACGGGTAGCTGATTTAAGTGGCGGCGAAAAACAACGTGTTGCTATTGCCCGGGCCATTATAACTCGCCCGCAGATTTTATTGCTTGACGAGCCCTTTAACCAGGTAGATACCTCTTTCAGGGAAGGCTTGCAGCACGACATCAGGCAGATTGTGAAAGAGATTGGGCTAACGGTGATCATGGTATCGCATGACCCTGCCGAGGTACTCTCTATGGCCGATGACCTGATAGTGCTGAAACAAGGCGAGATAATAGAGCGGGGACACCCTAAAATTTTGTATCAATCGCCGCGTAACCTTTACACCGCGCAATTGCTTAGCAACTGTAATATCCTTACTGCTTCGGAGGCTAAACTTTGCAGTATTACGATCAATGCTGAGCATGCTGTAATATATCCCGAATGGATAAAGGTAAAAGTAATTACCCAGGCAAAAAACTGGGTGGTAAAGCAGGTTCTGTTCAAAGGTTTTTATGAAGACCTGATCCTTGAGCATAGCGGCACCCTGTTGCGTGTAGTAAATGAAGAACCCGGTAAATATAATGAAGGGGATAAAGTTGCTGTAAGGGCAGGGAAGTGGTTGGAATATTAA
- the hemE gene encoding uroporphyrinogen decarboxylase — MRDSLLIKAAFSEKTERPPVWMMRQAGRFMKEYWEIKNKYSFLEMCKTPELAADVTMLPVNLLGIDGAILFSDILVTGEAMGGDLSFTNGIGPKFANPVRTQTDVDNLRTDVVHKLQYVADAIKVIQQRLNGSIPLIGFAGAPFTVMSYLVEGGSTKDFKLTKLMLHNEPELAHQLLSKIAAVTADYLNMQIAAGVNAVQIFDSWAQALAWDDYKEFSHRYIAEIISKLNRKDIPVISFCKGSSVFAPLMAEAKPDVISIDWNVDLLDIKKRLPGGIAVQGNLDPHILYADKKVIKDRIYRLFDRMKDEQGFIFNLGHGIMPDIPFDNVKYAVEIIKEYTN, encoded by the coding sequence ATGAGAGATTCGTTATTAATAAAAGCAGCTTTTTCCGAAAAAACAGAACGCCCGCCGGTATGGATGATGCGCCAGGCAGGTCGTTTCATGAAAGAATACTGGGAAATAAAAAACAAGTACTCTTTCCTGGAGATGTGCAAAACCCCAGAACTGGCCGCTGATGTTACCATGCTGCCGGTTAACTTATTAGGTATTGACGGAGCGATCCTGTTTTCGGACATATTGGTTACCGGAGAGGCTATGGGCGGAGATCTGAGCTTTACCAATGGCATTGGTCCTAAATTTGCCAACCCGGTACGTACACAGACCGATGTTGACAATCTGCGGACCGATGTGGTACACAAGCTACAATATGTGGCCGATGCTATTAAAGTGATACAACAACGCCTAAACGGCAGCATCCCACTTATTGGGTTTGCCGGTGCGCCGTTCACCGTTATGAGCTACCTGGTTGAAGGTGGTTCGACAAAAGATTTTAAGCTTACTAAGTTGATGCTGCACAATGAGCCCGAACTGGCTCATCAGCTGCTTTCAAAAATTGCAGCAGTTACAGCCGACTACCTGAACATGCAGATAGCTGCCGGAGTAAATGCCGTGCAGATATTTGACAGCTGGGCACAAGCCCTGGCGTGGGATGATTACAAAGAATTTAGTCACCGTTATATCGCCGAGATTATCAGCAAGCTGAACCGTAAGGATATTCCGGTAATATCGTTCTGTAAAGGTAGCTCGGTATTCGCGCCTTTAATGGCCGAAGCTAAGCCCGATGTTATTTCTATCGATTGGAATGTTGACCTGCTTGATATTAAGAAACGTTTACCCGGGGGAATAGCCGTTCAGGGTAATCTGGATCCGCATATATTATATGCCGATAAAAAAGTAATTAAAGACCGCATATATCGCCTGTTCGACCGGATGAAGGACGAGCAAGGTTTCATTTTTAACCTGGGCCACGGCATTATGCCCGATATCCCATTTGATAATGTGAAATACGCGGTGGAGATAATAAAAGAATACACGAACTAA
- a CDS encoding outer membrane beta-barrel protein, whose translation MKRLIFTIIICITACAVFAQTTADSTHTDSVTKKKVHVKLGVGDDAPSVSNEPDTAYHAHKAPGFSFGVTFSRIDLGFATLIDHGSFTLSPNNQFLSYRQWKTSNFGFDLVQFGYRFNSAFKIYVSGGFDWTHIRLRNDITIQRNTPVLTYTEDDINYSKNRFSSSYLRIPLSFYYRSHEDASGNHFRLVAGPEIGVLLNGRVKQISDENGKQKFNDDYHFTRLRQGVFVRMGYGLMGIYAKYYFTDMFENSPAQEGLKNFSFGLTVGF comes from the coding sequence ATGAAACGCCTGATTTTTACCATCATTATATGTATTACTGCATGCGCTGTGTTTGCCCAAACCACCGCCGACTCTACCCATACCGATAGCGTTACCAAAAAGAAGGTTCACGTAAAGTTGGGTGTTGGTGATGACGCGCCGTCAGTTTCCAATGAACCCGATACGGCTTACCATGCCCATAAAGCGCCGGGCTTTTCATTTGGTGTAACATTTTCACGTATTGATCTGGGTTTTGCCACTTTGATTGATCACGGAAGCTTTACTTTATCACCCAATAACCAGTTTTTAAGCTATCGGCAATGGAAAACCAGCAACTTTGGGTTTGACCTGGTGCAGTTTGGCTATCGCTTTAACAGCGCCTTTAAAATATACGTTTCGGGTGGTTTCGACTGGACTCACATCCGCCTGCGAAACGATATCACCATTCAAAGAAACACACCGGTGTTAACTTATACCGAGGATGATATCAATTACAGCAAAAACCGCTTTTCATCAAGTTACCTCCGCATACCCTTATCATTTTACTATCGCAGTCATGAAGATGCCAGTGGAAACCATTTCAGACTGGTTGCTGGCCCGGAAATTGGTGTACTGCTTAATGGTCGCGTAAAGCAAATAAGTGATGAAAACGGCAAGCAAAAGTTTAATGACGATTATCATTTTACCAGGCTGCGCCAGGGCGTGTTTGTACGTATGGGTTATGGTTTAATGGGTATTTATGCCAAATATTACTTTACCGATATGTTTGAAAACAGCCCGGCCCAGGAAGGTTTAAAAAATTTCTCCTTTGGGTTAACGGTAGGGTTTTAG
- a CDS encoding response regulator transcription factor, with translation MPNKKRILLAEDEEHLLEAIKLNLELEGYKVSTAKNGKKALQLFKEERFNLVILDVMMPEIDGFVVAETIRLENTDVPIMFLTAKNTNEDKIAGLKKGADDYLTKPFNLEELILRVNNLVKRSLKGEDLKEFNSYKIGDKTIHFNSFELVNADETITPLTKKETMLLKLLIERRNDAVSREQILETVWNYDVYPSTRTIDNFILTFRKYFEPDPKNPVYFHSIRGVGYKFTDNQH, from the coding sequence ATGCCAAACAAGAAAAGAATTTTATTAGCCGAAGACGAAGAACATTTGTTGGAAGCCATCAAACTTAACCTTGAGCTGGAGGGTTATAAAGTTTCTACAGCTAAAAACGGTAAAAAAGCGCTGCAGTTATTTAAGGAAGAACGTTTTAACCTCGTGATATTGGATGTAATGATGCCCGAAATTGATGGCTTTGTGGTTGCCGAAACTATCAGGCTTGAAAATACGGATGTACCCATTATGTTTTTAACCGCTAAAAACACCAATGAGGATAAGATTGCAGGTTTGAAAAAGGGGGCCGATGATTACCTTACCAAACCTTTTAACCTGGAAGAGTTAATATTAAGGGTAAATAACCTGGTAAAACGCAGCCTGAAAGGTGAAGACCTTAAGGAGTTTAACAGTTATAAGATTGGCGATAAAACCATCCACTTTAACTCATTTGAGCTGGTAAATGCAGATGAAACTATTACACCGCTTACCAAAAAAGAAACCATGCTGCTGAAACTGCTTATTGAACGCAGAAACGATGCAGTATCGCGCGAACAGATCCTGGAAACGGTTTGGAATTATGACGTATATCCTTCAACCCGTACTATCGATAATTTTATCCTAACCTTCCGTAAATATTTTGAACCAGATCCTAAGAATCCGGTTTATTTTCACTCTATCCGTGGTGTAGGCTATAAATTTACCGATAATCAGCATTAA
- a CDS encoding sensor histidine kinase, with the protein MKKPFIIFYALIIYAISELVWWGYMLMKLQPERIGMILGEGSMFILIFVVGAYSLHASINKERKLQEQKKNFLLSVTHELKSPLASIKILLQTIQKRTLTKEQLVDFIDKSLLDVERLDDMVENMLLASKIDNRSYTFPKASFNLSVLVDSIVNRLQITKCDCNQQIIDAEIEPKIEITGDKFALTSVVTNLIENAVKYSSPCSAVGVKLFSKDDRVFLEVADQGIGIADNEKTRIFDKFYRVGSEDTRNTKGTGLGLYIVKEVLDKHHASIRVRDNRPAGSVFEVVFGLT; encoded by the coding sequence ATGAAGAAGCCATTTATTATTTTTTATGCGCTCATCATATACGCCATATCCGAATTGGTTTGGTGGGGGTATATGCTGATGAAATTGCAGCCTGAACGCATCGGGATGATCCTTGGTGAGGGCTCCATGTTTATATTGATATTTGTGGTTGGGGCTTATAGCCTGCACGCGTCTATCAACAAAGAGCGTAAACTGCAGGAACAGAAAAAGAATTTCTTGCTTTCGGTTACGCATGAGCTAAAATCGCCGTTGGCATCTATCAAAATATTGCTGCAAACCATTCAAAAACGGACTTTAACAAAAGAGCAGCTTGTTGATTTTATTGATAAATCATTATTGGATGTGGAGCGGCTGGATGATATGGTTGAAAATATGTTGCTGGCGTCAAAAATTGATAACCGCTCCTATACTTTCCCTAAGGCCAGTTTTAACCTTTCTGTATTGGTTGATAGTATTGTTAACCGTTTACAGATCACCAAATGCGATTGCAACCAGCAGATAATTGATGCCGAGATTGAACCGAAAATAGAGATCACCGGTGATAAATTTGCGTTAACATCGGTGGTTACAAATCTTATTGAAAATGCTGTTAAATACTCCAGCCCGTGCTCTGCAGTAGGAGTTAAGCTGTTTTCAAAAGACGACCGGGTTTTCCTGGAAGTAGCCGATCAGGGTATTGGAATAGCCGATAATGAAAAAACACGTATTTTCGATAAGTTTTACCGTGTGGGCAGTGAGGATACCCGTAACACCAAGGGTACCGGACTGGGCCTTTATATTGTAAAAGAAGTACTTGATAAACACCATGCCAGCATTAGGGTTAGGGATAACCGCCCCGCAGGCAGTGTTTTTGAAGTTGTTTTTGGATTAACCTAA